The Cryptomeria japonica chromosome 2, Sugi_1.0, whole genome shotgun sequence region CTAGGATTTTATTTTCTGCTCTCTATGAAATAGCTATGGCCTCCCTTGTTGAGAAAACCGCAAGCACTGATACTAAGAAATCCCAAGAGGCTGGATCTATCTCAAGTGTCCCTGGTGTTACCCATGCCATCCCTTTGAGCATAATTGCCCCACTGCAAGAATTGCAGAATGCCCCTGCGGTTGGACTGAACCCTGAACCAACTCCCGCACAAGTTGAGGAGACTGAAGCCAGTGCTTCCCCCAAGAAAGCAAAGAGGAAGAGGGGAGAAAATAGGGTTACAATTGTGGTTTCAAGGGAAGAGACAAAGGAAGAAGCCCTGACCCCAGAGGCAAGGAAACCTACTCCTAAGAAAAGGAAATCAAATAAGGATTATGCTAAAGAAAAACCTGCACAACTGACCCCTCCAGTGATTGAAAATGAGGAAGTTACAAAGAAGAAGACAAAGGAGACATCAAAGAAGAATATACAAAGAAGAGAGACCCTCGCAAAAAGAAGGTTGTTTGCCCCTATTGCAGAAGAAACCCCACAACCCTAGGAGGAACCAATAGCACTAGATGAGCCTCCCAAAACAACTGCTAAAGTGGAAAGAGAAATAGTGATCAAATTAGAAGAATTTGCAAGGAGGCAGACCAGAGCAACCTGAGTACTAAGCCAGGATTTGCTAGACCTATTCCCCGACTCTAGCTCATTAGAGTCACCAAGGCCTTCTGGAGAGACACAAAGGCTAGATGTAGGGATGCCATAATAGGATTTAGGGGGTGGGATGTCTTCCATGCCTTCTATGGAAACAAAGACCAACCTATCCCAATCTCCAATGCTTGGAAGTTGAACCTAGGAAGGCTAGTAGTGACAAATGTATTTATTGAGCCAATGTTAATAAGAGAGTTGGCTAGAAATTTGACCCCCCAAGCCTTGTTGTTAGAAAAATTCAAGGATAGGTTATTTTGGATATCTCTCAGAAGGATATCACTACATGTTTTGAGTTGGATGGGTCTTCCATTAAGGGGATCAACAAGCAAGATTTGGTGAGaatgtatgagaagaacaagggagattTAGGAGGGAGTATCTGCCTATGATTTTGAGTAGGCTCACCAAATTTTACCCAAGCTACATCCTTCCCACTTGCACTGAGCCTTTTGCACTGGATAAGTTTGCAACTTATTTTGTAAGGACATATTATGCCCCATGCCAGGTCCTAGGAGAAGATTGTGGGCTCACCTTGTTGCTAGTCAATTACATGATGCTGGCAGTGTCCATCCAACACCCATCCACCAATGAACTTTTTGACTTTTTTACAATTCTCCAAACAAAGTTATATGAGAGTCTAATAAAGGCAAAGGATGAAACAACTGCACTGCACTTCAAGCACTATTATTTAGTGTGCCATCTCATTTTGTATCAGAATAGGTCAACATGGTCACAAAAACTAAGCATTAGAATGCTAGACCCACAAACATGATTACCATGGTCTATTTAGAGATGGACACAAGTGTGGGATAAGGGCTATCACTTTggggattattgtttattctttgattattttatCAAAAGGgttttggatatgttgaatgctGTAATAAAAAGGCTACCTACACACATAATTAAGGTATTAAGAATAAAAACCTGCAGGGATCAAAATATTAAATATGTAGAAGGGGATTTTAGCCATAATTTTGGATACTTCTTCTTCTATGATGATTGTACAATTATAAGGTGCTATGGTTTTGAGAAGGCTCCTCACACGTTACCAGTTTTTGTATCTCCTACTCTTTCATTTTTGGAATTCATGTGGCAAATTATGTGGGTGGATAAAGATCAAATCTGAGAAAGAAAGGGGAAGCATCTCCCCAAAGCCACTAGCTTCAACAAATTCAACATTGGATATGATAATTTGGAGAAGATCTAGGATTTTTTGATCAAGAATTACAGGCTtaaggtgttggcattctacactcttatgagaatggtttatgaatggttgtgttgtcattgatgacaaactgATTGACAAAGTGATAGGCAACCGACTAACATTCACTGGCattaagatttctacatacactAGCAAGCACCGacatcgacagacacttcaccgacattcaaattacatcgacaatagtataccgacactcaagctgacatggaaatatcttttattataatataactatctttttgtaagcaaacttggtatattgtaaaagactcatatatgtatgaagtcttgtaggtcattttggtaAGTGGTATGTGTGATAAAAGAGgaatgatatgatgcaaaattgatagaagaattttgtataaggacaacaaggttttggttatagactgagcttaaactggtactgaacctggcatagttgatgctaatatgagcagtacattgtattggatttaatcatccattctgtaagtcagtgagacttctattttatagttgagtagtgagctctaggctactagccttcctgcatgcgcaggcccctcatgtaagtaatatttattcattggccaatgagtgaatattgtgggtcacaaatcccaccgaggtttttcccacatcgggtttcctcgttaaatatcttgtgttatggtgtgttctctatgctgtctctgttattcttatttgctgcattaattcttatttaccggtacactgttttgagctgcaaagttttaaataagtataaatattctttaaactggttagacactgattcaccccccctcttagtgtctttgggactatcattgattctaacaattgttatcagagcttggtcctctattttcaaaagcctaacagcttgaggaagattctgacattggtacaaatggagaacttaagaaaacaattggaaggagctctttaagattttgatgcagagaaatggaagaatatcaaacttgaagatgatctaaggattgcataggaattcattaaaggactttaggagaactttgttatagcacaaaataaaataaaagaacttcatgagaagatgcagaaagatgatgatgaaaaagaaactcttagagaacttgcaaacaagttgagacaagaaaaaaataatatgaagaatgaaatgcaagatatgactttgaggttatgtaaagatattgaagacaggaataagaatgaagaagacttgagtaggagacttaatgatgatggaaatgaaaatctgagacttagtcatgaaaatgatatgctgaagccagatctgattcacatgcaacatgataaaactgagcttatgagacaaatgagaattttggaaaatgagttggctactgcaaataaacagaaagaaaaattcaagaaaagtttagaggagcttgatgacatgctaaagagtCATAAGCCTAATAGAgataccaatggacttggatttgagattggagaaagttccagtattgcaaataatcatgatcacagtaaaccggcaagacaacctaatgcttataagtttaatgggaaatgctttaactgtaacaagtatggtaatagagaaaattagtgtagacttataaataatcagaatattaatgcagccaccggtcaatgttccaaatgcaacaaaaattggtcataattcaaaaaattgcagaatgaatttgaaatgctatgtttgtatcagatttgggcacttatctaatcaatgcagaacacaaaccggcgtaggatatggaaaggctatttagaggaataatgtaacttgttatgtttgtaacaagattggacatattgcaaaattttgtagaagcaagacttcaccgactaACAATAAAGGAtcgtttgaaaggcaaagaaaaggtagatgaagtaaagcaagaattttcaaaacaatggattaagaaaagagattagagaactgatgaaactatatcttcattggtagaacaaagtaattctccatcggtaggagattcttcatccaactgagaagtaaccctttgggggtattccagtaagttgaaaatcatgcagattaccctcggttgatggtgagaagatagatttcttctttagtggcagatgtgttaagttttcacttaaccaacgagcatttaatgcggttggtggAAGATATGTCATTACAAATCATCTGATTTTCCTCATTTTTGACTCATTGAACATTCAAATTATCAGAGAGCGCAAAAACTGAGCAAAGGAATTCAAGGCATAGGTATGAAGTGCTTTCTTCAGATATTTAGAATATTTTCAGGTAGTAAATGGTATTTTTCAATGGAATCTTCTTCTGTTctcgagtttattgcaaaccctaccattgtcgagaacattaagagacctaggcccgtgtttaagataattcttgaaATTGCTAAACAAGATGACTTTGtcggggcattttcaaaaattcctaaaggtgtagcatttgctgaagaccctaggatttacatacattacAATATAGATGATCTAGgatctaaggatttgaagaaaatgtattATGAGGTTATAACTGATGAGAAAGGAGTTATTAAATTGAATCTCAAGATTGTGGAAACCTTAGGTTTTGTTGATATTTTGAACTTCCCTGTATTCCCTAAGGAGGTCGTCAGacttgtgttaagtagagttcatatGGCTAGAATCAATTTGCAAAATTACCAAATAAGAAATTAGGGTAGTTACAGGTTTACCCTCATCTGGTAGTAGACCTGgaaagacaaagaagattcccaacaaaatggtgacaagcttagccggagcaacatctgacaatagatcacttagagtaaatgatattaaggatgcaaatgtgagatttgtaagtatggtgctcgGATACAAGACCACTCATGTAAATaggctaaattttgtttctagtctttgtatacacagtgcttatgagatggtaaacaacaatgcaatgcttgatgtttgtgaatggttgaaagatgagcttattgataacttgaaaaagattaaaggagacaagaaaggcatATTCTattttggaaatttgttggtatgtttgatgttgtactttgttaaggaaatacccAGTATTGGTCACAAGGAATTTGCATATGACATCCCGATAGGTAAACAAATTCTGGAAGCTTTCACTGCTATGGGATCAGACTATGAGAATAACATTTCTGAGTATTTCAAGACTTTCaaagctaagatgagagctagagaaaggttaccacacagtatagtagataaatatgacaaagaaatttgttttgttataaaaagagatgagacatggatggaggtagTGCTCtctaggactatttgggtcactaagatgggatatgaagtataTCTTACTATTctagagacatatgctaaagctttactggatgcaccgagagaaccatcagaaaaattctttggtagtgctgagaccattgagagtgatgTAAATCTATTGAAGAACAGAAAGAAGAGATAAAAATACATAAGAGATACTTCTAAGAAGGTAAGTgagttaaaagaaaatgtcatgaactcAAGCGGTATAACAGCGAGTGAGcttgaaggattacaaccggaagcACATGTGTCACCAGTTAGGACATCTTCTGGAATTGACAGTGATAAGGAAaacaaatttaaaagagttgaaaggaggaagagaaaaccttcaccagtaccctctcctttacctaagagaacaaggaccttgagaaagaaacaacaggcagtaaggggaccacccaagaaactaacaccaaagaagaaatagcaACCAGTTACCCCTTCattgaatgatttgttgaatgaaataactaaagatgacaatttggctaatgtgcacaaactgtataatacatttaatgattctgacaaggagagtattgagaatagcattattttacacttagacatatataagaaggttttgattgaagttggaagcaaaaaggatagcagtaatGAAGTTGGATAAGAAACTGAAAAATTGAAAAACTTATAGCTGTACATCCTGttaattcaagagaagaaattgatgaattgatatttGAAGCAAACCGATCCATTTTTGCCAATGGGCACCGACAAGTGAGCTTGATGACAGGAAGAGtggaagagattgcagatgagactacagataattgggatatatttttatggagaaagaaaaacaagaagaaatgaacaaacctaaaaagacattcaaagtgtatcagaaagtcaaggacaagggaaaaggaaaaattggtggagttccaaacattaagattattggcaatccaccaccaccacctttggatactgcaccaatACACTCAAAAGATCCACCGGTTATTAACTttgaaggtattacacatgatgatactaaccttgaatcagagatactctttaccatgaatgtggatactcaaaaggtaaacattgttgtggataaagataatTTAGAGGTTAAAGAAGACATTGTTGATAATGAAAAGATTTCAGAGGAACTGGTAGAAACAGTTGACTCTCAGGAagctgagatcccaacccaaacttAGCAACCATCAGAGACTAAAAAACCTACTAATGATAAAGGTACTTGCACAGGGCCACCGGAGACAGAGATACTGACAGTTGAACTTTCAGAAAAATAAACTAGGGTAGAGGTACACACAAAAATAGTGAAACCGACAATCACAGAGACTTTAaaacagtctgagaaacctttgcaggttgagatgcaaacctagGCTGATCCACTAGaggaaaatgcaagaaaaatggatACACCTGATGAaagcaaagaggtaataaagatAACTGGTTAGACATCcaacacatctacaggtgaattcagacctaccaatgttacataggtacttttggattcaatcaagaagataacagattgcaatgcattggcatATAAGGtgattgataacactttaccagttcttaagttgattgcaccaaattgtaacatagatcatattaaggattctttaggtaaattggacacattgtccaaatttattgctgataatgtaataactattgacaaggtgaatgaggacaaaattaaggagagagttgaaaaagagaaaaacaaattctttgaagacactataaagaagtg contains the following coding sequences:
- the LOC131053609 gene encoding uncharacterized protein LOC131053609 — protein: MASLVEKTASTDTKKSQEAGSISSVPGVTHAIPLSIIAPLQELQNAPAVGLNPEPTPAQVEETEASASPKKAKRKRGENRVTIVVSREETKEEALTPEARKPTPKKRKSNKDYAKEKPAQLTPPVIENEEVTKKKTKETSKKNIQRRETLAKRRLFAPIAEETPQP